Proteins from one Salinispora arenicola genomic window:
- a CDS encoding DUF397 domain-containing protein, with translation MNDLPGVIWRSSSRSNDQGLCVEVADNLVDVLGVVAVRDSKDRSGPALAVGRPGWAAFVRAVRAGELDS, from the coding sequence ATGAACGATCTCCCGGGTGTGATCTGGCGATCCAGCAGCCGTTCCAACGACCAGGGGCTCTGTGTGGAGGTGGCCGACAACCTCGTCGACGTGCTCGGCGTGGTGGCCGTACGCGACTCGAAGGACAGGTCCGGCCCGGCCCTCGCGGTAGGGCGTCCGGGATGGGCGGCGTTCGTCCGTGCTGTCCGGGCCGGAGAACTTGACAGCTGA
- a CDS encoding SRPBCC family protein codes for MSRVTVTRTIEAHVSDVWRLLTDVTVRTGRGQVLTTGEFGPGTAWREVRSQPDGSALIEEFVVVAAEPPHRLVLSSPGTEVDYRVTWTLCPARRRGQCGTVVTVTQEAIASTVFGRIVTFLLGGLAARTVERALRRDLVELAAATHTDTAA; via the coding sequence ATGTCGCGGGTGACGGTCACGCGAACCATCGAGGCGCACGTGAGCGACGTGTGGCGTCTGCTCACCGATGTGACCGTCCGCACCGGCCGTGGCCAGGTGCTGACCACCGGCGAGTTCGGCCCCGGCACCGCGTGGCGGGAGGTCCGGTCCCAGCCGGACGGGTCGGCGTTGATCGAGGAGTTCGTTGTGGTCGCGGCCGAGCCCCCGCACCGGCTGGTGCTCAGTTCGCCGGGCACGGAGGTGGACTACCGGGTGACCTGGACGCTGTGCCCCGCCCGGCGCCGAGGCCAGTGCGGCACGGTGGTCACGGTCACGCAGGAGGCGATCGCCTCCACCGTCTTCGGCCGGATCGTCACGTTTCTTCTCGGCGGGCTTGCCGCCCGGACGGTCGAGAGAGCGCTGCGCCGGGATCTCGTTGAGCTCGCTGCCGCCACCCACACCGACACCGCCGCCTAG
- a CDS encoding PQQ-binding-like beta-propeller repeat protein translates to MWPWASRWVGFRAEVRMGFPTGRRLFVLAAAVVVLVVVTAATVYRVLAPAEVSTPAAGTYPTAPAWDPAPGVIARLPAAPLVVDGRIRVYAAQRQVYADLPVTHQHRSTPYWSYRRWPAELVGVVASGHTVVTRWSDGRIVTLDGHTGRVTWQAEGPVPERDAAARYTGATSVWNPDGLFVSPAEGTEVVLSAGSGALAGWDLADGQRLWRSEVGEGCHRAVGTTTAGGLVSLDSCGAEATVDVRDAATGRVDRWRPPGASTTLAATPLGCHAGRSGCAGLRTAAGPGDDAARGWLFGDGEPVAAPVLDRTDTVLAGGIAVGTLDGVLVGRDARTGAERWRREDVDGARVLAAEPDRVHLVTDRNDLVTLDSANGDQRSRFVLTLGTDGTSWAPGATYAVDGYLAVERLRVPVASEADDQRYFFTSRPVLLAAT, encoded by the coding sequence CTGTGGCCGTGGGCCTCGCGCTGGGTAGGGTTCCGGGCGGAGGTGCGCATGGGTTTCCCGACGGGTCGCCGGCTGTTCGTACTGGCGGCGGCGGTCGTGGTGTTGGTGGTGGTGACTGCGGCCACGGTTTACCGGGTGCTCGCCCCGGCCGAGGTCAGCACGCCGGCGGCCGGGACCTACCCCACCGCTCCGGCCTGGGACCCAGCCCCGGGTGTCATCGCCCGGCTGCCGGCGGCCCCGCTGGTGGTGGACGGTCGGATCCGGGTGTACGCAGCCCAGCGCCAGGTCTACGCCGACCTGCCGGTGACACACCAACACCGGAGCACCCCGTACTGGTCCTACCGCCGCTGGCCTGCCGAGCTGGTCGGCGTCGTGGCCAGCGGTCACACCGTCGTGACCCGCTGGTCCGACGGCCGGATAGTGACGCTGGACGGGCATACCGGGCGGGTGACCTGGCAAGCTGAGGGGCCGGTGCCGGAGCGTGATGCGGCGGCCCGGTATACCGGTGCGACATCCGTGTGGAACCCGGACGGGCTCTTCGTCAGCCCAGCCGAGGGCACGGAGGTGGTGTTGTCCGCCGGCAGCGGTGCCCTGGCCGGATGGGACCTGGCCGACGGGCAGCGACTCTGGCGCTCCGAGGTCGGGGAGGGCTGTCACCGGGCGGTCGGCACCACGACGGCGGGCGGGCTGGTGAGCCTCGACTCGTGCGGTGCCGAGGCGACCGTTGACGTTCGGGACGCGGCGACCGGCAGGGTTGACCGCTGGCGTCCGCCCGGCGCGAGCACGACGCTGGCCGCCACCCCGCTCGGTTGTCACGCCGGCCGATCCGGTTGCGCCGGCCTGCGCACGGCCGCCGGCCCGGGCGACGACGCGGCTCGGGGCTGGCTGTTCGGCGACGGGGAGCCGGTGGCGGCACCGGTGCTGGACCGGACCGACACCGTGCTCGCCGGTGGTATCGCGGTCGGGACACTCGATGGCGTGCTGGTGGGCCGCGACGCCCGGACGGGGGCCGAGCGGTGGCGCCGCGAGGATGTGGACGGTGCCCGGGTGCTCGCGGCGGAACCGGACCGCGTACACCTGGTGACCGACAGGAACGACCTGGTGACGCTCGATTCGGCCAACGGGGATCAACGATCCCGATTCGTGCTCACCCTCGGTACCGACGGGACGTCGTGGGCCCCGGGCGCGACGTACGCGGTCGACGGTTACCTGGCGGTCGAGCGGCTCCGCGTCCCGGTCGCCTCGGAAGCGGACGACCAGCGCTACTTCTTCACCTCGCGGCCGGTCCTGCTCGCCGCGACCTGA
- the hisC gene encoding histidinol-phosphate transaminase, with translation MTDTGKHQPAPRLTRADLDVLPSYVPGRSPADLARELGLPEAIKLASNEVPYGPLPGVVAAVTEAATGAHRYPDMGVVALRDALAERYAVDAARIATGCGSVALADHLVRATCLPGDELVYSWRSFEAYPIIAATNGATSVRVSNDAGHGHDLTAMAAAVTDRTRMVLICNPNNPTGTAVRRTELERFLDVVPDDVLVVIDEAYREFVTDPEVPDGLGYADRPNVAVLRTLSKAWGLAGLRIGFLVAQPEVAAAIRKVVTPFSASVAAQAGALAALAQADEVRRRCALVVAERDRVTETLRKLVPDLPSSQANFVWLPLGDRAVDFGRACESRGVIVRPFPGDGVRVTIGTPAENDAFLAAAEAALG, from the coding sequence ATGACCGATACCGGAAAGCACCAGCCGGCACCCCGACTCACCCGCGCTGATCTGGACGTACTGCCCAGCTACGTGCCTGGTCGCAGCCCGGCTGACCTGGCCCGTGAGCTGGGTCTGCCCGAGGCGATCAAGCTGGCCAGCAACGAGGTGCCGTACGGCCCGCTGCCCGGCGTGGTGGCGGCGGTGACGGAGGCCGCTACGGGCGCCCACCGGTACCCGGACATGGGCGTGGTGGCGCTGCGCGACGCCCTTGCCGAGCGGTACGCGGTGGACGCCGCACGGATCGCCACCGGCTGCGGCTCGGTGGCGCTGGCCGACCACCTGGTCCGGGCCACCTGCCTGCCCGGCGACGAGTTGGTGTACTCCTGGCGTTCGTTCGAGGCGTACCCGATCATCGCGGCGACCAACGGGGCGACCAGCGTACGGGTCAGCAACGACGCTGGACACGGGCACGACCTGACCGCAATGGCCGCGGCCGTGACCGACCGGACCCGGATGGTCCTGATCTGCAATCCGAACAATCCGACCGGCACCGCTGTGCGGCGAACCGAACTGGAACGCTTCCTCGACGTGGTGCCCGACGACGTGCTGGTGGTCATCGACGAGGCATACCGGGAGTTCGTGACCGACCCGGAGGTGCCGGACGGCCTCGGCTACGCGGACCGGCCCAACGTGGCGGTGCTGCGGACGCTGTCGAAGGCATGGGGCCTGGCCGGGCTGCGGATCGGCTTCCTGGTCGCCCAGCCGGAGGTGGCCGCGGCCATCCGGAAGGTAGTCACGCCGTTCTCCGCCAGCGTGGCCGCACAGGCCGGCGCGCTCGCCGCACTCGCGCAGGCCGACGAGGTGCGGCGACGCTGCGCCCTGGTCGTGGCCGAACGGGACCGGGTCACCGAGACGCTACGCAAGCTGGTCCCGGATTTGCCGAGCAGCCAGGCCAATTTCGTCTGGCTGCCGCTGGGGGACCGGGCGGTGGACTTCGGCAGGGCCTGCGAGTCGCGCGGCGTGATCGTGCGGCCCTTCCCGGGCGACGGAGTCCGGGTCACCATCGGCACCCCGGCCGAGAACGATGCCTTCCTCGCGGCGGCGGAAGCCGCGCTCGGCTGA
- a CDS encoding RDD family protein: protein MSVAPGWYRDPADPDTQRYWDGEGWLGAPIPAEATPPAGPPPPEPEPATEPRPAPGPAPGGPPVPAGDPVAPAGYDAPPGHGAPPPGYGAAPPPGHGMPPGTPVGPYPASASGPPPGPPYPTWPGRPVEPRPHGLPLAGYGARLVARLIDIAVVLALNVVVNFWFVQQYIREMSPPVAELWSRISNQERTTEPLPPAGEQASSLQIAILLIATALWLAYEVPSMASRGQTFGKRVMRLKVLPVSTAAPLGFGRALRRWNTLGLPTLLWWCCGIGLLLQLIDAISALFDRPLRQALHDKRAQTVVVQLPRTPVPHDRPAPPGESP from the coding sequence GTGAGCGTCGCACCCGGCTGGTATCGGGACCCCGCCGATCCGGACACCCAGCGGTACTGGGACGGCGAGGGTTGGCTCGGTGCGCCCATCCCGGCCGAGGCCACACCCCCGGCGGGTCCACCGCCGCCCGAGCCCGAGCCGGCCACCGAGCCCAGGCCGGCACCGGGGCCGGCGCCCGGCGGGCCGCCCGTACCCGCCGGCGATCCCGTCGCCCCCGCCGGTTACGACGCCCCACCGGGACACGGGGCCCCACCGCCGGGGTACGGCGCCGCGCCACCACCGGGACACGGCATGCCGCCCGGCACGCCGGTGGGTCCGTACCCTGCCTCGGCGTCCGGCCCACCACCGGGTCCGCCGTACCCGACCTGGCCCGGCCGGCCGGTGGAGCCCCGCCCACACGGGTTGCCGCTGGCCGGGTACGGGGCCCGCCTGGTGGCCCGCCTCATCGACATCGCCGTCGTTCTCGCGCTGAACGTGGTGGTGAACTTCTGGTTCGTGCAGCAGTACATCCGGGAGATGTCCCCGCCGGTCGCCGAGTTGTGGAGCCGGATCAGCAACCAGGAACGCACCACCGAGCCGCTACCGCCGGCCGGTGAGCAGGCCAGCAGCCTCCAGATCGCGATCCTGTTGATCGCCACGGCACTCTGGTTGGCCTACGAGGTCCCGTCGATGGCCAGCCGCGGGCAGACCTTCGGCAAGCGGGTGATGCGCCTTAAGGTGCTACCGGTGAGCACCGCCGCCCCGCTGGGTTTCGGCCGGGCCCTCCGTCGCTGGAACACCCTCGGCCTGCCCACCCTGCTCTGGTGGTGCTGCGGCATCGGCCTTCTGTTGCAGCTCATCGATGCCATCTCCGCGCTGTTCGACCGTCCGCTCCGGCAGGCCCTGCACGACAAACGGGCGCAGACCGTGGTGGTCCAGCTGCCCCGCACCCCCGTCCCGCACGACCGCCCCGCACCCCCGGGAGAATCCCCATGA
- the hppD gene encoding 4-hydroxyphenylpyruvate dioxygenase, whose product MTQAIDRPQSSDEVDVDLLVGAVDHDISRDPFPVRGLDHVHFLVGNAKQAAHYYSTAFGMTCVAYRGPEQGHRDHAQYVLTSGSARFVLTGTVRPDAAGAEQVARHSDGVSDIALEVPDVDAAYAHAIAQGASGLAEPYDVSDEHGTVRLAAIATYGDTRHTLVDRSRYRGPFLPGYVARQPIVDRQPMVNAGLQPKRFFQAIDHIVGNVELGRMDEWVEFYRRVMGFTNMAEFVGDDIATDYSALMSKVVANGTRKVKFPLNEPAVARKKSQIDEYLEFYQGPGAQHIAVATNDILASVDAMRAAGVEFLNTPDSYYDDPELRARIGEVRVPIEELKARGILVDRDEDGYLLQIFTKPVQDRPTVFFELIERHGSLGFGKGNFKALFEAIEREQEKRGNL is encoded by the coding sequence ATGACCCAAGCGATCGACCGACCCCAGTCGAGCGACGAGGTCGACGTCGACCTGCTGGTCGGCGCCGTAGACCACGACATCAGCCGGGATCCGTTCCCGGTCAGGGGCCTCGACCACGTGCACTTCCTGGTGGGCAACGCCAAACAGGCCGCGCACTACTACTCCACCGCGTTCGGCATGACGTGCGTGGCCTACCGGGGGCCGGAACAGGGCCACCGAGACCACGCCCAGTACGTCCTGACCAGTGGCTCGGCCCGGTTCGTTCTCACCGGCACGGTCCGCCCCGACGCGGCGGGTGCCGAGCAGGTCGCCCGGCACAGCGACGGCGTCTCCGACATCGCACTGGAGGTCCCGGACGTCGACGCGGCGTACGCGCACGCCATCGCCCAGGGCGCGAGCGGTCTGGCGGAGCCGTACGACGTCAGCGACGAACATGGCACCGTCCGGCTGGCAGCCATCGCGACGTACGGCGACACCCGCCATACCCTGGTCGACCGCTCCCGTTACCGCGGTCCGTTCCTGCCCGGCTACGTCGCCCGGCAGCCGATCGTCGACCGTCAGCCGATGGTCAACGCAGGTCTCCAGCCCAAGCGCTTCTTCCAGGCGATCGACCACATCGTCGGCAACGTCGAGCTGGGCCGCATGGACGAGTGGGTCGAGTTCTACCGGCGTGTGATGGGCTTCACCAACATGGCGGAGTTCGTCGGCGACGACATCGCCACCGACTATTCGGCGCTGATGAGCAAGGTTGTCGCCAACGGCACCCGGAAGGTGAAGTTCCCGCTCAACGAGCCGGCGGTCGCCCGGAAGAAGTCGCAGATCGACGAGTACCTGGAGTTCTATCAGGGCCCGGGAGCCCAGCACATCGCGGTGGCCACCAACGACATTCTGGCCAGCGTGGACGCGATGCGCGCGGCCGGGGTCGAGTTCCTGAACACCCCGGACTCGTACTACGACGACCCGGAACTACGTGCCCGGATCGGTGAGGTGCGGGTGCCGATCGAGGAGCTGAAGGCCCGCGGGATCCTGGTTGACCGGGACGAGGACGGCTACCTGCTCCAGATCTTCACCAAGCCGGTGCAGGACCGCCCAACCGTCTTCTTCGAGCTGATCGAGCGACACGGCTCACTCGGCTTCGGCAAGGGCAACTTCAAGGCGCTCTTCGAGGCCATCGAACGGGAACAGGAGAAGCGCGGCAACCTGTGA
- a CDS encoding Lrp/AsnC family transcriptional regulator, translating into MNTGHPVQLDDLDVGLIELLAEEPRIGVLECSRRLGVARGTAQARLDKLIARGVIDGFGPEVSPAAIGFGVTSFVTLEISQRHGRDPVAAHLAAIPEVLEAHTITGSGDLLCRIVARSNADLQRVIDQIVSHESIRRASTIIALAEQIPRRVLPLLRSAVQAGPPSTAAEEQGDSPGC; encoded by the coding sequence ATGAACACTGGTCATCCTGTGCAGCTCGATGACCTCGACGTCGGCCTGATCGAGCTGCTGGCCGAGGAGCCGCGGATCGGCGTGCTGGAGTGCTCCCGCCGCCTTGGGGTGGCCCGGGGCACCGCGCAGGCGCGGCTGGACAAGCTGATCGCACGAGGGGTGATCGACGGGTTCGGCCCAGAGGTGTCACCTGCCGCCATCGGCTTCGGGGTGACCAGCTTCGTCACTCTGGAGATCAGCCAACGACACGGGCGCGACCCGGTCGCCGCCCACCTGGCAGCGATCCCGGAGGTGCTTGAGGCACATACCATCACCGGCTCTGGTGACCTGCTCTGCCGGATCGTGGCCCGCTCCAACGCGGACCTGCAACGGGTGATCGACCAGATCGTGTCGCACGAGAGCATCCGACGTGCCTCGACGATCATCGCCCTGGCCGAGCAGATCCCGCGCAGGGTTCTTCCCCTGCTCCGCTCCGCGGTGCAGGCGGGGCCGCCATCGACGGCTGCGGAGGAGCAGGGGGATTCTCCTGGCTGCTGA
- a CDS encoding ArsR/SmtB family transcription factor has protein sequence MRIEVTSADVAVSRYAISPLGEAMSALRLCAGQNTVTGLTPWVTRARPTFDLLRRTVPAVDALLALQRRGAYNADFLQPPPDGTARDFTDELAIVRSTPLARARDELARNLAGHRTPPANARRIYESPDVVDQLADGIEAAWVTLVEPDWQRLRAILERDLLYRAGRLLAYGWGAAVADLDPRLRWVPGPAVGFLDIADRDLRTYPLTGRGMLFVPTVFGSLMCYVEQPGPYAIVYPAAGVAELLGPPDPTRPADALDRLIGRARAAVLRTLVAPATTSQLVAQLGLSLGGVGDHLAVLRDAGLVTRARAGRTVRYRRTSLGDALAESG, from the coding sequence ATGCGGATCGAGGTGACCTCGGCAGACGTGGCGGTGAGCCGGTACGCCATCTCCCCACTCGGGGAAGCGATGTCGGCGCTGCGGCTCTGCGCCGGGCAGAACACGGTCACCGGACTGACACCGTGGGTGACACGGGCCCGTCCGACATTCGACCTGCTGCGGCGAACCGTGCCGGCGGTCGACGCGCTGCTGGCGTTGCAGCGTCGAGGCGCGTACAACGCGGACTTCCTCCAACCACCACCGGACGGCACGGCGCGGGACTTCACCGACGAACTCGCCATCGTCCGGTCGACTCCACTGGCGCGGGCCCGCGACGAACTGGCCCGCAACCTCGCCGGCCACCGAACCCCACCGGCGAACGCCCGTCGGATCTACGAATCGCCGGACGTGGTGGACCAACTCGCCGACGGGATCGAGGCGGCCTGGGTCACGCTGGTCGAGCCGGACTGGCAGCGCCTACGGGCCATCCTGGAGCGGGACCTGCTGTACCGGGCCGGGCGGTTGCTCGCATACGGCTGGGGCGCGGCGGTCGCGGACCTGGACCCCCGGCTGCGCTGGGTTCCCGGCCCGGCGGTCGGCTTTCTCGACATCGCCGACCGGGACCTGCGGACGTACCCCTTGACCGGGCGCGGGATGCTGTTCGTTCCCACCGTGTTCGGCTCCCTGATGTGCTACGTCGAGCAGCCCGGACCGTACGCGATCGTCTACCCGGCCGCCGGGGTCGCCGAACTGCTCGGGCCGCCCGACCCGACGCGGCCGGCAGACGCACTGGACCGGCTGATCGGTCGGGCCCGCGCGGCGGTGCTGCGCACCCTGGTGGCCCCCGCGACGACCAGCCAACTCGTCGCGCAACTCGGCCTGAGCCTGGGCGGCGTCGGTGACCACCTGGCCGTGCTGCGCGACGCCGGCCTGGTGACCCGCGCCCGTGCCGGCCGAACGGTCCGCTACCGCCGTACCTCGCTGGGGGACGCACTCGCCGAAAGCGGATGA
- a CDS encoding MFS transporter, translating to MTVTDSRPVTFRDVFAVAEFRVLFGSYSVFMIGETVKMLALSVLVYERTGSGLLAALAYVTGFLPHAVGGVFLLALADRWPARGLIVGYDLFRLAAVAVLALGVLSPVAMLGLVAVVGLFAPVSSAARSALLPEMLHGDAYVLGRSVLTVAAGGTQVAGFALGGLLLGLVGPYGALWLTAATCLLSALLARVGLAGRAPRVGVAAGSSVTGSVAAASSVTGSAVGETWRVNRALLADRRIRGLLLAQWIPGSLLVGAEGVAVPYAAGLGAEASAGVLLMAAAFGMLIGDLLVGRFVAPARREALTPWLALLLGAPMLAFVARPGLWSAAALFTVATAGFAYQLGLARRFLDAVPESRRGQAFGLLGTGLMAVQGLAAAAGGALTELVAPGTVMALAGMASLAATVALWRILTPPPGPERG from the coding sequence GTGACCGTCACTGACTCCCGTCCCGTCACCTTCCGTGACGTCTTTGCCGTCGCCGAATTCCGGGTGCTCTTCGGCAGCTACAGCGTGTTCATGATCGGTGAGACAGTGAAGATGCTCGCCCTGTCCGTGCTGGTCTACGAGCGCACCGGCTCCGGGCTGCTCGCCGCGTTGGCCTACGTGACCGGGTTCCTGCCCCATGCGGTCGGTGGAGTGTTCCTACTTGCCCTCGCCGACCGGTGGCCGGCTCGGGGGCTCATCGTCGGGTACGACCTCTTCCGGCTCGCCGCGGTCGCGGTGCTCGCGCTCGGCGTGCTCTCCCCGGTGGCCATGCTCGGCCTGGTCGCGGTCGTCGGCCTGTTCGCTCCGGTCAGCAGCGCTGCCCGCAGCGCGCTGCTGCCGGAGATGCTGCACGGCGACGCGTACGTGCTGGGGCGGTCGGTGCTCACCGTTGCGGCGGGTGGCACCCAGGTGGCTGGGTTCGCCCTCGGTGGCCTGCTGCTCGGGCTGGTCGGGCCGTACGGTGCCCTCTGGCTCACGGCAGCCACGTGTCTTCTCTCCGCCCTGCTGGCCCGGGTTGGGCTGGCAGGGCGGGCGCCTCGGGTGGGCGTGGCCGCCGGGAGCTCGGTCACCGGAAGCGTGGCTGCCGCAAGCTCGGTCACCGGAAGCGCCGTCGGGGAGACCTGGCGGGTCAACCGTGCGCTCCTCGCCGACCGGCGGATACGCGGCCTGCTGCTGGCGCAGTGGATTCCCGGTTCGCTGCTGGTCGGGGCCGAGGGTGTCGCGGTGCCGTACGCGGCCGGGCTCGGCGCAGAGGCCAGCGCCGGCGTCCTGTTGATGGCCGCCGCCTTCGGGATGCTCATCGGCGACCTGCTGGTTGGGCGGTTCGTCGCGCCGGCCCGTCGGGAGGCGTTGACTCCGTGGCTGGCGCTGCTGCTCGGTGCGCCGATGTTGGCCTTCGTGGCCCGGCCCGGCCTGTGGTCCGCGGCGGCGCTCTTCACGGTCGCGACCGCCGGTTTCGCCTACCAGCTCGGGCTGGCCCGGCGCTTTCTCGACGCGGTGCCGGAGTCCCGCCGCGGGCAGGCCTTCGGGCTGCTGGGCACCGGCCTGATGGCGGTGCAGGGGCTGGCCGCCGCGGCCGGCGGGGCGCTGACCGAACTGGTCGCGCCCGGCACCGTGATGGCTCTCGCCGGGATGGCGTCGCTCGCTGCGACGGTGGCGCTCTGGCGGATCCTCACGCCGCCGCCCGGCCCGGAGCGGGGCTAG
- a CDS encoding PQQ-binding-like beta-propeller repeat protein, translating to MVKGRGLGRPGWLLLGLVTVVVLSVSGVWNPFPGVWDWVNRSDPIAGPGVLWQQRVGGTPRSVTIAGDAVVVEQRTRVEAVRLADGGQLWERKADWSAVAGADQDAVVVVGKLLTRGYEVLDPGTGITRRRDSAAVAVWTWRNLLLDARCPEPTDCTLRAWDPRGTDPLWTAHLPGVRSGLLGDNPDLLDTRRMNAVRIDDGVAGPEPVPGLLGFPVDGRVHVLDTSTGRVLTDIEPDRDERLSVVGGRMLRITARSKDGNCLYTVSGWDPLTGQEAWRRAGVNLGTADAVGCLQRKDPLGARSVLIGVSPDGREAVLDAYDGRLLLVTDPDTKIVAVDDRYALVRAADKRSVAARELGSGRTRWSRPAEGEPRTALTLPAAVFAERKPSRLVALDPRTGTELANLRTAANALAVGPHGMIIGEGREIGYVRFGAATGGPAPDGDGSQPEPAGGGEGPPAQQSCGPKQEACSDTK from the coding sequence GTGGTGAAGGGGCGCGGCCTTGGCAGACCGGGTTGGTTGCTACTCGGGCTCGTGACGGTCGTCGTGCTCTCGGTGAGTGGTGTCTGGAACCCGTTTCCCGGCGTGTGGGACTGGGTGAACCGCAGCGACCCGATCGCCGGGCCGGGTGTGCTCTGGCAGCAACGTGTCGGCGGCACGCCGCGTAGTGTCACCATCGCTGGCGATGCCGTCGTGGTTGAGCAGCGCACCCGGGTGGAGGCGGTTCGGCTCGCCGACGGCGGCCAGCTCTGGGAACGCAAGGCCGACTGGTCGGCGGTCGCCGGCGCGGACCAGGACGCCGTCGTCGTCGTGGGTAAGCTGCTCACCCGGGGTTACGAGGTGCTCGACCCCGGCACTGGTATCACCCGGCGACGGGACAGCGCCGCAGTAGCGGTCTGGACCTGGCGGAATCTGCTGCTCGATGCGCGTTGCCCGGAACCCACCGACTGCACGTTGCGGGCCTGGGATCCGCGCGGCACTGATCCGCTGTGGACGGCACATCTGCCTGGGGTCCGTAGTGGCCTGCTCGGCGACAACCCGGATCTGCTCGACACCCGCCGGATGAACGCCGTACGGATCGACGACGGGGTCGCCGGGCCGGAGCCGGTGCCCGGGTTGCTCGGTTTCCCGGTTGACGGTCGCGTGCACGTGCTGGACACCTCGACCGGTCGGGTCCTCACCGACATCGAGCCCGACCGGGACGAACGGCTGTCGGTGGTTGGCGGCCGGATGCTGCGCATCACCGCCCGCTCCAAGGACGGCAACTGCCTGTACACCGTCTCGGGTTGGGATCCGCTGACCGGGCAGGAGGCCTGGCGACGGGCGGGTGTCAACCTCGGCACGGCCGACGCGGTCGGCTGCCTCCAGCGTAAGGACCCGCTGGGTGCCCGCAGTGTGTTGATCGGGGTGTCGCCGGACGGCCGGGAGGCGGTCCTCGATGCCTACGACGGCCGGCTGCTGTTGGTCACCGACCCCGACACGAAGATCGTCGCCGTCGACGACCGGTACGCCCTGGTACGCGCGGCGGACAAGCGCTCGGTCGCCGCCCGTGAACTGGGCAGCGGCCGAACTCGGTGGAGCCGCCCGGCCGAAGGGGAACCGAGGACCGCGCTCACCCTGCCCGCAGCGGTGTTCGCCGAGCGGAAGCCGTCCCGGCTCGTCGCGCTCGACCCACGCACGGGTACAGAGCTGGCGAACCTCCGTACCGCGGCGAACGCGCTCGCGGTCGGACCGCACGGCATGATCATTGGCGAGGGCCGGGAGATCGGGTACGTCCGTTTCGGCGCCGCTACCGGAGGTCCGGCACCGGACGGCGACGGGTCGCAACCGGAACCGGCCGGTGGTGGCGAGGGGCCGCCGGCCCAGCAGAGCTGTGGTCCGAAGCAGGAGGCATGCTCGGACACGAAGTGA